Proteins encoded by one window of Nocardioides euryhalodurans:
- a CDS encoding sugar ABC transporter substrate-binding protein, with product MRRTRTSIAVLAAASLALTACGREDSAAGGEAQSEEIASGEATGTIDVWAMGTEGEVLEDFSAAFEEANPEADVKVTAVPWESAYDKLSGAIASGETPDVSLVGTTWMGEFAQAGGLMPTPENLVDESAFFPGAWESTEVGGTSYGVPWYVETRVLYYRTDLAEQAGWDEAPQTWDELKTFAQDLESKAGVEYGLNLQPGQTGSWQTVMPFAWSNGATLTNEDATEYTIDSPEMAEALDYYTSYFDEELSPTRLLDPGELETGFAKGTYGAFISGPWHTGLVEDAGVTQEQYTVAPMPGPDGAPGSSFVGGGDLVVFNDSDNADNAWKYVQWLSEAETQQAFYDEVGDLPAVQEAWETGELAEDPQLQVFGQQLENAESPPAVPTWEQVAGSIDSIVEQASKGDLPGDEAASQMQSEASSIGTGL from the coding sequence ATGAGACGGACCAGGACTTCGATCGCGGTGCTCGCCGCCGCCAGCCTCGCCCTCACGGCCTGCGGCCGCGAGGACAGCGCGGCCGGTGGCGAGGCCCAGAGCGAGGAGATCGCGAGCGGCGAGGCCACCGGCACCATCGACGTGTGGGCGATGGGCACCGAGGGGGAGGTGCTCGAGGACTTCTCGGCCGCCTTCGAGGAGGCCAACCCCGAGGCCGACGTCAAGGTGACCGCAGTGCCGTGGGAGTCGGCGTACGACAAGCTCTCCGGCGCGATCGCCAGCGGCGAGACCCCCGACGTCAGCCTGGTCGGCACCACGTGGATGGGTGAGTTCGCGCAGGCGGGCGGCCTGATGCCGACGCCGGAGAACCTCGTCGACGAGTCCGCCTTCTTCCCCGGCGCCTGGGAGTCCACCGAGGTGGGCGGCACGTCCTACGGCGTCCCGTGGTACGTCGAGACCCGCGTGCTCTACTACCGCACCGACCTGGCCGAGCAGGCCGGCTGGGACGAGGCGCCGCAGACCTGGGACGAGCTCAAGACGTTCGCCCAGGACCTGGAGAGCAAGGCGGGGGTCGAGTACGGCCTCAACCTGCAGCCCGGCCAGACCGGATCGTGGCAGACCGTGATGCCGTTCGCGTGGTCCAACGGCGCGACGCTGACCAACGAGGACGCCACCGAGTACACGATCGACAGCCCGGAGATGGCCGAGGCGCTCGACTACTACACCTCCTACTTCGACGAGGAGCTGAGCCCGACCCGGCTGCTCGACCCGGGCGAGCTCGAGACCGGCTTCGCCAAGGGCACCTACGGCGCCTTCATCTCCGGCCCCTGGCACACCGGCCTGGTCGAGGACGCCGGCGTCACCCAGGAGCAGTACACCGTGGCCCCGATGCCCGGCCCCGACGGCGCCCCCGGCAGCTCCTTCGTCGGTGGTGGCGACCTGGTCGTCTTCAACGACTCCGACAACGCCGACAACGCCTGGAAGTACGTGCAGTGGCTGAGCGAGGCCGAGACGCAGCAGGCCTTCTACGACGAGGTCGGCGACCTGCCGGCCGTGCAGGAGGCGTGGGAGACCGGCGAGCTCGCCGAGGACCCGCAGCTGCAGGTCTTCGGCCAGCAGCTCGAGAACGCCGAGTCCCCGCCGGCCGTCCCGACGTGGGAGCAGGTCGCGGGCTCGATCGACAGCATCGTCGAGCAGGCCTCGAAGGGCGACCTGCCCGGCGACGAGGCGGCCAGCCAGATGCAGTCCGAGGCGTCGTCGATCGGCACCGGACTCTGA
- a CDS encoding TIGR02206 family membrane protein, protein MVLPLAAAFTPYDASHVGALVVLVVGAVVLVVVGRRLRGRDPADRLGRAMAVAMLATTLPLQVLYFTPDYWNVQKTLPIQLCDLASFVSAYALWTHRRWAVGLTYYWGLTLTTQAILTPDLDSAFPDPIFLLFWGMHVGTVWAAIYLVWGRGVTPDWRTFRVAVLATAGWAAAVFTLNVLAGTNYGFLNRKPSAASALDLLGPWPWYVLLEIAIIVAAWALATWPWVRGGGGAG, encoded by the coding sequence GTGGTCCTCCCGCTCGCCGCCGCGTTCACGCCGTACGACGCCTCCCACGTGGGCGCGCTGGTGGTGCTCGTCGTCGGCGCGGTCGTCCTGGTCGTGGTGGGTCGTCGGCTCCGCGGGCGCGACCCGGCCGACCGGCTCGGCAGGGCGATGGCGGTCGCGATGCTGGCGACGACCCTGCCGCTGCAGGTCCTCTACTTCACGCCCGACTACTGGAACGTCCAGAAGACGCTGCCGATCCAGCTCTGCGACCTGGCGTCGTTCGTGTCGGCGTACGCGCTGTGGACGCACCGGCGCTGGGCGGTCGGCCTCACCTACTACTGGGGGCTGACGCTGACCACGCAGGCGATCCTCACGCCCGACCTCGACTCGGCCTTCCCCGACCCCATCTTCCTGCTGTTCTGGGGGATGCACGTCGGGACGGTGTGGGCGGCGATCTACCTCGTCTGGGGCCGCGGCGTGACGCCCGACTGGCGCACGTTCCGGGTCGCCGTGCTCGCGACCGCCGGGTGGGCGGCCGCGGTCTTCACCCTCAACGTGCTGGCCGGGACCAACTACGGCTTCCTCAACCGCAAGCCGTCCGCCGCCTCCGCCCTGGACCTGCTCGGCCCCTGGCCTTGGTACGTGCTGCTCGAGATCGCGATCATCGTCGCGGCCTGGGCGCTCGCGACCTGGCCGTGGGTGCGGGGCGGGGGGGGCGCGGGGTGA
- a CDS encoding carbohydrate ABC transporter permease, with protein MSTTRTSPAPATTSPVSSPERGTPTRHVDPTRRQQAIAAWILALPFMALFLVFTAGPVLASLGMSFTDMRSTDMRNPFAVEFVGLQNYLDLLADPLFRKVTVNTALYLVLGVPLTMAVALATAVGLNRITRLKGFFRVSFYLPVVTSIVAVSVVWKFLLRDEGGLVNTVIGWFGVDGPGWLDSTTTALPTLVVMAVWRNFGTLMVIFLAALQTVPRELLEAAETDGASGWSRFRYITVPMLRPVLLFGAVITSIGYLQFFEEAFVMTKGGPLDATKSITFFTYDQWGYGNYAVGSAAAYLLFVAIMLLTWLQFRLLREKD; from the coding sequence ATGAGCACCACCCGTACCTCCCCTGCTCCGGCGACGACGTCCCCCGTGTCGTCGCCGGAGCGGGGGACCCCCACCCGGCACGTCGACCCGACGCGTCGCCAGCAGGCGATCGCTGCCTGGATCCTGGCGCTGCCGTTCATGGCGCTGTTCCTGGTCTTCACGGCCGGTCCGGTGCTCGCCAGCCTCGGCATGAGCTTCACCGACATGCGCAGCACCGACATGCGCAACCCGTTCGCCGTGGAGTTCGTCGGGCTGCAGAACTACCTCGACCTGCTGGCCGACCCGCTCTTCCGCAAGGTCACGGTCAACACCGCGCTCTACCTGGTGCTCGGCGTGCCGCTCACGATGGCCGTCGCGCTGGCGACCGCGGTCGGGCTCAACCGGATCACCCGGCTCAAGGGCTTCTTCCGGGTGAGCTTCTACCTCCCGGTCGTGACCAGCATCGTGGCCGTCTCGGTGGTCTGGAAGTTCCTGCTGCGTGACGAGGGCGGGCTGGTCAACACCGTGATCGGCTGGTTCGGCGTCGACGGCCCCGGCTGGCTCGACTCGACCACCACCGCCCTGCCGACGCTGGTCGTGATGGCCGTGTGGCGCAACTTCGGCACCCTGATGGTGATCTTCCTGGCCGCGCTCCAGACGGTCCCGCGCGAGCTGCTCGAGGCCGCGGAGACCGACGGCGCGTCCGGCTGGTCGCGGTTCCGCTACATCACCGTGCCCATGCTGCGGCCGGTGCTCCTCTTCGGCGCCGTGATCACCAGCATCGGCTACCTCCAGTTCTTCGAGGAGGCCTTCGTGATGACCAAGGGCGGTCCGCTGGACGCCACGAAGTCGATCACGTTCTTCACCTACGACCAGTGGGGTTACGGCAACTACGCGGTCGGCTCGGCCGCTGCCTACCTGCTGTTCGTCGCGATCATGCTCCTGACCTGGCTGCAGTTCCGGCTGCTCCGCGAGAAGGACTGA
- a CDS encoding LacI family DNA-binding transcriptional regulator, which translates to MPATIRDVARHAGVSIATVSRVMRHSGDVRADTRDKVMAAATELRYTPSQLGRQLAERRHAANGIVFPDLSGPYYAEVVLGYEAVAAELGRSVLILSTHGRADADGAVRETAGRCDGLVVLGRTVSDAVVEDLAEAGARVVLVARPPIGQVDSVNAENRDAAETLARHLLEQGCRRIAFVGDPDVSPDVNERWRGVRDVVWDSDTNAFVQLIAVESLHEAVGASVAHEAVRSHELPDAFVCANDELALGLMGELARSGIDVPGQVKVTGWDDVMAARYAGLTTVRQPMRQLGGTAARLLDEQISGSRTEPRHELLPTELVIRTSTTPRKG; encoded by the coding sequence GTGCCGGCCACGATCCGCGACGTCGCCCGCCACGCGGGCGTCTCGATCGCCACGGTGTCCCGCGTCATGCGGCACTCCGGCGACGTGCGGGCCGACACCCGGGACAAGGTGATGGCCGCGGCCACCGAGCTCCGCTACACGCCGAGCCAGCTGGGACGGCAGCTCGCGGAGCGGCGCCACGCCGCCAACGGCATCGTCTTCCCCGACCTCTCCGGCCCCTACTACGCCGAGGTGGTGCTGGGCTACGAGGCCGTCGCCGCCGAGCTCGGCCGCTCCGTGCTGATCCTCTCCACCCACGGCCGCGCCGACGCCGACGGGGCGGTCCGCGAGACCGCCGGGCGCTGTGACGGGCTCGTCGTCCTCGGGCGGACGGTCAGCGACGCGGTCGTCGAGGACCTCGCCGAGGCCGGCGCCCGGGTCGTGCTCGTCGCCCGGCCCCCGATCGGCCAGGTCGACTCCGTCAACGCCGAGAACCGTGACGCCGCCGAAACCCTCGCCCGCCACCTGCTGGAGCAGGGCTGCCGCCGGATCGCCTTCGTCGGGGACCCCGACGTCTCGCCCGACGTCAACGAGCGGTGGCGCGGCGTCCGCGACGTGGTGTGGGACAGCGACACCAACGCCTTCGTCCAGCTGATCGCCGTGGAGAGCCTGCACGAGGCGGTCGGCGCCAGCGTCGCTCACGAGGCGGTGCGCAGCCACGAGCTCCCCGACGCCTTCGTCTGCGCCAACGACGAGCTCGCGCTCGGCCTGATGGGCGAGCTGGCCCGCTCCGGCATCGACGTCCCCGGCCAGGTCAAGGTCACCGGCTGGGACGACGTGATGGCCGCTCGCTACGCCGGCCTCACGACCGTGCGCCAGCCGATGCGCCAGCTCGGCGGCACCGCCGCCCGCCTGCTCGACGAGCAGATCTCGGGCTCCCGAACCGAACCCCGACACGAGCTCCTCCCCACGGAGCTCGTCATCCGCACCAGCACCACCCCCCGGAAAGGTTGA
- a CDS encoding carbohydrate ABC transporter permease, with protein MSQTLDPATPTAAAAATDVPKQKRPKSREGNIRTPAWLYGVMAAGLVLVVLPFVWMVVSSFKPESEVMSVPPTWWPESVTTENYSQLFSRMDFPTYFTNSAIIAVTVAAGNMVFCSMLGYALAKLEFPGKKIVFGLVLGTLMVPGVVTFIPLFVLTTNIGLANSLPGMILPFIAGPFGVFLMRQYILSLPDELIQAARVDGAGELRIFFSIILPLCWPALATLGVLTFLTSWNNFLWPLVIATSEEKYTLPVALALYAVGQNATKYGLLLAGSVVVVVPVLVVFLVLQRRIMQGVAMTGIK; from the coding sequence ATGAGCCAGACACTCGACCCCGCCACCCCCACCGCCGCAGCCGCCGCGACCGACGTACCGAAGCAGAAGCGGCCGAAGTCCCGCGAGGGCAACATCCGCACCCCGGCCTGGCTCTACGGCGTGATGGCCGCCGGCCTGGTGCTCGTCGTGCTGCCCTTCGTGTGGATGGTGGTCTCGTCGTTCAAGCCCGAGTCGGAGGTCATGAGCGTGCCGCCGACCTGGTGGCCCGAGTCGGTGACCACGGAGAACTACAGCCAGCTGTTCAGCCGGATGGACTTCCCGACGTACTTCACCAACTCCGCGATCATCGCGGTCACCGTCGCCGCCGGGAACATGGTCTTCTGCTCGATGCTGGGCTACGCCCTGGCCAAGCTGGAGTTCCCGGGCAAGAAGATCGTCTTCGGCCTGGTGCTCGGCACGCTGATGGTGCCCGGCGTGGTCACCTTCATCCCGCTGTTCGTGCTCACCACCAACATCGGGCTGGCCAACTCGCTGCCAGGCATGATCCTGCCCTTCATCGCCGGGCCGTTCGGCGTCTTCCTGATGCGGCAGTACATCCTCAGCCTGCCCGACGAGCTGATCCAGGCCGCGCGCGTGGACGGCGCCGGCGAGCTGCGGATCTTCTTCTCGATCATCCTGCCGCTGTGCTGGCCGGCGCTCGCCACCCTCGGCGTGCTGACCTTCCTCACGTCCTGGAACAACTTCCTCTGGCCGCTGGTCATCGCCACGTCGGAGGAGAAGTACACCCTGCCGGTCGCCCTCGCGCTCTACGCCGTCGGCCAGAACGCCACGAAGTACGGCCTGCTGCTCGCCGGCTCGGTCGTGGTCGTGGTGCCGGTGCTCGTCGTGTTCCTCGTGCTGCAGCGACGGATCATGCAGGGCGTCGCCATGACCGGCATCAAGTAA
- a CDS encoding glycoside hydrolase family 15 protein, translated as MTTGVNPLTLLPERWQPLARRSADLLREHQDAGGGWPASPHFAPYQFSWFRDGSFIADGASAAGLHAEADRFHAWCAGVLDREKPAVAKVLTMLEAGEQPADADYLPARYNLDGTRQLDDWWNFQVDGYGTWLWALERHLGRIAGGDVAPYVDAIETAVRYLVATGTDTCRDWWEENRDRTHVATLAGVSAGLLAAVRIAPLPRELVLRAVEVADACVDLVRTRGTRDGHLVKWLDGEDVDASLLSVAALYDALPLDDPLVTATVAEVEARLVDGGVHRYEADTFYGGGQWPVLASLLAVHHARTGSPDRAAELLDWVTTTADDDRLLPEQVAPLLAPEVLDEWLERWGPPAHPLLWSHGMFLAAATLTG; from the coding sequence ATGACAACTGGTGTCAACCCCCTCACCCTCCTTCCCGAGCGCTGGCAGCCCCTGGCGCGGCGCTCCGCCGACCTGCTCCGTGAGCACCAGGACGCCGGCGGCGGCTGGCCCGCCTCGCCGCACTTCGCGCCCTACCAGTTCTCCTGGTTCCGCGACGGCTCCTTCATCGCCGACGGTGCCTCCGCGGCCGGGCTGCACGCCGAGGCGGACCGCTTCCACGCGTGGTGCGCGGGTGTCCTCGATCGCGAGAAGCCAGCCGTGGCAAAGGTCCTGACGATGCTGGAAGCCGGCGAGCAGCCCGCGGACGCGGACTACCTCCCGGCCCGTTACAACCTCGACGGAACCCGCCAGCTCGACGACTGGTGGAACTTCCAGGTCGACGGCTACGGCACCTGGCTGTGGGCGCTCGAGCGGCACCTCGGCCGGATCGCCGGCGGCGACGTGGCGCCGTACGTCGACGCGATCGAGACAGCCGTCCGCTATCTGGTCGCGACCGGGACCGACACCTGCCGCGACTGGTGGGAGGAGAACCGCGACCGCACCCACGTCGCCACCCTCGCCGGGGTCTCGGCCGGGCTGCTCGCCGCCGTCCGGATCGCACCGCTCCCCCGCGAGCTGGTGCTGCGTGCGGTCGAGGTCGCCGACGCCTGCGTCGACCTGGTCCGGACCCGCGGCACCCGCGACGGCCACCTCGTGAAGTGGCTCGACGGCGAGGACGTCGACGCCTCGCTGCTCTCGGTCGCCGCGCTCTACGACGCGCTCCCGCTCGACGACCCGCTCGTCACCGCCACCGTCGCGGAGGTCGAGGCGCGCCTCGTCGACGGCGGGGTCCACCGCTACGAGGCGGACACGTTCTACGGCGGCGGCCAGTGGCCGGTGCTCGCCTCGTTGCTCGCCGTGCACCACGCACGCACCGGCTCACCGGACCGCGCCGCCGAGCTCCTCGACTGGGTCACCACGACCGCCGACGACGACCGGCTGCTGCCCGAGCAGGTCGCCCCGCTCCTCGCACCCGAGGTGCTCGACGAGTGGCTCGAGCGCTGGGGACCGCCCGCCCACCCGCTGCTGTGGTCGCACGGGATGTTCCTCGCTGCCGCGACCCTGACGGGCTGA
- a CDS encoding glucoamylase family protein, producing MRTRRTLLAALSAGALTLSAVAVAGTAPTAGAEGPADTRPGSHPAKPKGELATYARDTWRSFDAMTVPRTGLPADNIAGNLRAGTRSTFTSPTNIGAYLWSTVAARDIGLIGKREARKRMALTIETVGRLEKHEPSGQFYNWYDPRSLEKLTVWPESGDEVQPFMSSVDNGWLATGLLLAARAEPALADEADAIREDMDFGCYYNEAEGQGGQIRGGFWDEDFGDPVRVKGDYCGMGEDVWYTGHHYGAFNTEPRMASYLGIAEGQIPAKHYFGTFRTFPGDTCDWSWTEAQPTGEWATYEGVEVYEGALDYRGMKIVPTWGGSMFEALMVPLFVPEETWGARSWGVNHPLYVQGQIEHGLQETDYGYWGFSPSNNPAGGYREYGVDALGLDGAGYTSDQERTDWDQPWEECGREGEPAPTAAEYGDGVVTPHASFLAYRYAPDAALENLRNLRRDFDAYGKGGFYDAVAVESGQVSQRYLSLDQGMVMAALGNALAGDDMRDYVVPGGLTEQVKPLMEQEVFSAAPRG from the coding sequence ATGCGCACTCGACGCACCCTGCTGGCCGCCCTGTCGGCCGGCGCACTCACCCTGTCGGCGGTCGCCGTCGCCGGGACCGCCCCGACCGCCGGAGCCGAGGGCCCTGCGGACACGCGGCCGGGGTCCCACCCGGCGAAGCCGAAGGGCGAGCTCGCGACGTACGCCCGCGACACCTGGCGCTCCTTCGACGCGATGACCGTGCCCCGCACCGGCCTGCCGGCCGACAACATCGCCGGCAACCTGCGCGCCGGGACGCGGAGCACGTTCACGTCGCCGACCAACATCGGCGCGTACCTCTGGAGCACCGTCGCCGCCCGCGACATCGGCCTGATCGGCAAGCGCGAGGCCCGCAAGCGGATGGCGCTCACGATCGAGACCGTCGGCAGGCTCGAGAAGCACGAGCCGAGCGGCCAGTTCTACAACTGGTACGACCCGAGGTCGCTGGAGAAGCTCACCGTCTGGCCCGAGAGCGGCGACGAGGTGCAGCCCTTCATGTCCAGCGTCGACAACGGGTGGCTCGCGACCGGGCTGCTGCTCGCCGCGCGCGCCGAGCCCGCGCTGGCCGACGAGGCCGACGCGATCCGCGAGGACATGGACTTCGGCTGCTACTACAACGAGGCCGAGGGCCAGGGCGGCCAGATCCGTGGCGGCTTCTGGGACGAGGACTTCGGCGACCCGGTTCGTGTCAAGGGCGACTACTGCGGCATGGGCGAGGACGTCTGGTACACCGGCCACCACTACGGCGCCTTCAACACCGAGCCGCGGATGGCCTCCTACCTCGGCATCGCCGAGGGCCAGATCCCCGCGAAGCACTACTTCGGCACCTTCCGCACCTTCCCCGGCGACACCTGCGACTGGTCCTGGACCGAGGCGCAGCCGACCGGCGAGTGGGCGACGTACGAGGGCGTCGAGGTGTACGAGGGTGCGCTCGACTACCGCGGCATGAAGATCGTCCCGACCTGGGGCGGCAGCATGTTCGAGGCGCTCATGGTGCCGCTGTTCGTGCCCGAGGAGACCTGGGGCGCGCGGTCGTGGGGCGTCAACCACCCCCTCTACGTGCAGGGCCAGATCGAGCACGGCCTGCAGGAGACCGACTACGGCTACTGGGGCTTCTCGCCCTCCAACAACCCCGCCGGCGGCTACCGCGAGTACGGCGTGGACGCGCTCGGCCTCGACGGCGCCGGCTACACCTCCGACCAGGAGCGGACCGACTGGGACCAGCCGTGGGAGGAGTGCGGCCGCGAGGGCGAGCCGGCCCCGACCGCTGCTGAGTACGGCGACGGCGTCGTCACCCCGCACGCCTCGTTCCTCGCCTACCGCTACGCGCCCGACGCGGCCCTGGAGAACCTGCGCAACCTGCGCCGGGACTTCGACGCCTACGGCAAGGGCGGCTTCTACGACGCGGTCGCCGTGGAGAGCGGCCAGGTCTCGCAGCGCTATCTGTCCCTCGACCAGGGCATGGTGATGGCCGCCCTCGGCAACGCGCTGGCCGGCGACGACATGCGCGACTACGTCGTTCCGGGCGGGCTGACCGAGCAGGTCAAGCCGCTGATGGAGCAAGAGGTCTTCTCGGCCGCTCCGCGCGGCTGA
- a CDS encoding GH39 family glycosyl hydrolase: MTTDARTDWENRIGLRSGSTDDPAFGGSAPRLDPPEGLVAEAGGSQVTLHWSPVDGAIGYQVHVATSADGPFEPLDHAGRDVLAVPHPPYVDTTCAPGEERFYAVSSLSDVHVEGPLSAPVSCAAVAEAGAVSVTVAAGQELGELARPWRPMIGSEHLSHAVSPDTTGGRVIGEELSAALRAAHVELGVSHVRAHGILCDDLAVYREVDGEPVHDFTGVDRVYDHIRSLGLFPVVELSFMPHDLAADPTVTVFDYDAIVSPPKDWERWYELIRDLTQHLVDRYGDEVVEQWSFEVWNEANLEVFWSGTPSDYLKLYDVTAAAVRAVDERLVVGGPSSAAAGWVEELLAHAEESGAPVDFVSTHTYGSPPLDFRPMLERHGRAGTPIWWTEWGVTPTHFNEVSDAVFSGVFLARGMLSAMDRIESLSYWVVSDHFEELGRPPALLHGGFGLRTVGELRKPRWWALALLERLGSTRLAVSYDGDGAGSLVEAVAARGAADEVSVMLWNLTLDQTKAAGSDALAREVSVEVTGLAPGASYDLTHVRVDENHSNVASVWGGLREDGQDWPTEEQWQVLRDADRLEELEPARTVTASDEGVVVVETVLPMPSMSQVVLTPR; encoded by the coding sequence GTGACCACCGACGCACGCACCGACTGGGAGAACCGGATCGGCCTCCGCAGCGGCTCCACCGACGACCCGGCCTTCGGCGGCTCAGCGCCGCGGCTCGACCCGCCCGAGGGACTGGTCGCCGAGGCCGGCGGCTCGCAGGTGACGCTGCACTGGTCGCCGGTCGACGGCGCCATCGGCTACCAGGTCCACGTGGCCACCTCCGCGGACGGCCCGTTCGAGCCGCTCGACCACGCGGGCCGCGACGTGCTCGCGGTGCCGCACCCGCCGTACGTCGACACCACCTGCGCGCCGGGGGAGGAGCGGTTCTACGCCGTCTCCTCGCTCTCCGACGTGCACGTCGAGGGCCCGCTCTCGGCGCCGGTGTCGTGCGCGGCCGTGGCCGAGGCCGGGGCGGTCTCGGTCACCGTCGCCGCCGGGCAGGAGCTCGGCGAGCTCGCCCGCCCGTGGCGGCCGATGATCGGCAGCGAGCACCTCTCGCACGCCGTCTCGCCCGACACGACCGGGGGTCGGGTGATCGGCGAGGAGCTGTCGGCGGCGCTGCGGGCCGCCCACGTCGAGCTCGGCGTCAGCCACGTCCGCGCCCACGGGATCCTGTGCGACGACCTCGCCGTCTACCGCGAGGTCGACGGGGAACCGGTCCACGACTTCACCGGCGTCGACCGGGTCTACGACCACATCCGGTCGCTGGGGCTGTTCCCGGTCGTCGAGCTGTCGTTCATGCCACACGACCTGGCGGCCGACCCGACCGTGACGGTCTTCGACTACGACGCGATCGTGTCGCCGCCGAAGGACTGGGAGCGCTGGTACGAGCTGATCCGCGACCTGACCCAGCACCTCGTGGACCGCTACGGCGACGAGGTCGTCGAGCAGTGGTCGTTCGAGGTGTGGAACGAGGCCAACCTCGAGGTCTTCTGGTCCGGCACGCCCTCGGACTACCTCAAGCTCTACGACGTCACCGCAGCGGCCGTGCGCGCGGTCGACGAGCGGCTCGTGGTCGGCGGCCCGTCCTCGGCCGCGGCCGGCTGGGTCGAGGAGCTGCTCGCCCACGCCGAGGAGTCCGGGGCGCCGGTCGACTTCGTCTCGACCCACACCTACGGCTCGCCGCCGCTGGACTTCCGGCCGATGCTCGAGCGCCACGGCCGCGCCGGGACGCCGATCTGGTGGACCGAGTGGGGGGTGACGCCGACCCACTTCAACGAGGTCAGCGACGCCGTCTTCTCCGGCGTGTTCCTGGCCCGCGGCATGCTCTCCGCGATGGACCGGATCGAGTCCCTGTCCTACTGGGTGGTCTCCGACCACTTCGAGGAGCTCGGGCGGCCCCCGGCGCTGCTCCACGGCGGCTTCGGGCTGCGGACCGTCGGTGAGCTGCGCAAGCCCCGCTGGTGGGCGCTGGCCCTGCTCGAGCGGCTCGGCTCCACCCGGCTCGCCGTCTCCTACGACGGTGACGGCGCGGGCTCGCTGGTCGAGGCCGTCGCCGCGCGGGGTGCCGCCGACGAGGTGTCGGTCATGCTCTGGAACCTCACGCTCGACCAGACCAAGGCCGCCGGGTCCGACGCGCTCGCCCGCGAGGTGAGCGTCGAGGTGACCGGCCTCGCGCCGGGTGCGTCGTACGACCTGACGCACGTCCGCGTCGACGAGAACCACTCCAACGTGGCGTCGGTGTGGGGCGGCCTGCGCGAGGACGGCCAGGACTGGCCGACCGAGGAGCAGTGGCAGGTGCTGCGCGACGCCGACCGGCTCGAGGAGCTCGAGCCGGCGCGGACGGTGACTGCCTCGGACGAGGGTGTCGTGGTCGTGGAGACGGTGCTGCCCATGCCGTCGATGTCGCAGGTGGTGCTGACGCCGCGGTGA
- a CDS encoding FAD-dependent oxidoreductase: MPLPTRADVVVVGAGLAGLAAAVRLQERGVDAILVEAADAVGGRVRTDVVDDFRLDRGFQLLNPAYPEAQRVLDLDALDLRAFDPGLAVAYDGRRYVLGDPRRMPATLPVDLTAPVGSVREKVSFGAWAAQLGIGSADSIRASADRPLLEELRARGLDGALTERVLRPFLSGVLGETELASSQRMASFLLRSFARGNPSVPAAGMQAMPDQLAARLVAGTLHLGVRAGPVTSGGVDTDAGRVAARAVVVATDPVMAFELGAVPATPMRSLTTWWFATDVPPTERPLLHVDGEQRGPLANAVVMTNAAPSYAPAGGVLVGATAVGVHRDAAEAARRHAGHLFGADSTRWSLLRTDVIEGALPAHPAGQPLARRVDLGDGLFVAGDHRATPSIQGALVSGRRVADAVGADLGVRV; this comes from the coding sequence ATGCCGCTGCCCACCCGCGCCGACGTGGTCGTCGTCGGTGCCGGGCTCGCCGGCCTGGCGGCCGCCGTACGTCTCCAGGAGCGCGGCGTCGACGCGATCCTCGTCGAGGCGGCCGACGCGGTGGGCGGCCGGGTGCGCACCGACGTCGTCGACGACTTCCGGCTCGACCGGGGGTTCCAGCTCCTCAACCCGGCCTACCCCGAGGCACAGCGTGTCCTCGACCTCGACGCGCTCGACCTGCGCGCCTTCGACCCCGGGCTCGCGGTCGCCTACGACGGCCGCCGCTACGTCCTCGGCGACCCGCGCCGGATGCCCGCCACGCTCCCGGTCGACCTGACGGCGCCGGTCGGCTCGGTGCGCGAGAAGGTCTCCTTCGGCGCCTGGGCCGCCCAGCTCGGCATCGGGTCCGCCGACTCGATCCGCGCCTCGGCCGACCGCCCGCTGCTCGAGGAGCTCCGGGCCCGCGGCCTCGACGGGGCGCTCACCGAGCGGGTGCTGCGACCCTTCCTCTCCGGGGTGCTCGGCGAGACCGAGCTCGCCTCGTCGCAACGGATGGCGTCCTTCCTGCTGCGCTCCTTCGCCCGCGGCAACCCCTCCGTCCCGGCCGCCGGGATGCAGGCCATGCCCGACCAGCTCGCTGCCCGGCTGGTCGCGGGCACGCTCCACCTCGGCGTCCGTGCGGGCCCGGTGACCAGCGGGGGCGTCGACACCGATGCCGGCCGGGTCGCGGCCCGCGCGGTGGTCGTCGCGACGGACCCGGTGATGGCCTTCGAGCTGGGGGCCGTGCCGGCGACGCCGATGCGGTCGCTGACGACGTGGTGGTTCGCCACCGACGTCCCGCCGACGGAGCGGCCGCTGCTCCACGTCGACGGCGAGCAGCGTGGTCCGCTCGCCAACGCCGTGGTCATGACCAACGCCGCGCCCTCCTACGCCCCGGCCGGCGGGGTGCTGGTCGGCGCGACGGCGGTGGGGGTGCACCGTGACGCCGCGGAGGCGGCCCGCCGCCATGCCGGCCATCTGTTCGGTGCCGACAGCACCCGCTGGTCGCTGCTGCGCACCGACGTCATCGAGGGGGCGCTGCCCGCCCACCCGGCCGGTCAGCCGCTGGCCCGCCGGGTCGACCTCGGCGACGGGCTCTTCGTCGCCGGTGACCACCGTGCCACCCCGTCGATCCAGGGTGCGCTCGTCTCGGGGCGCCGGGTCGCCGACGCGGTGGGCGCCGACCTGGGCGTCAGGGTCTGA